A genomic stretch from Candidatus Anaeroferrophillus wilburensis includes:
- a CDS encoding tetratricopeptide repeat protein: MTYRLLLFLGLTFLLLFSYLLYLNPQPLTFTLGSGLKTEGTLPLFILISFAAGGLGMIFLLALKAAVQYIGNFRQLKRRHRGMRAENLQRQGVEKWFMADYRKGAKLLQKAASREAGLSACQDLARLQLDAGKPQEALAAVEQGLKREPENPQLHWLKVEVLERLGDDLRLLNQLVYLKNRYPHNRYVLTMLAEKMMAQSYWQEAMAAWQELIKLAAVKKDKVRQAEVSGLIRNCRYELAVQRGLAGDQEAARQLLKELLDDDPAYVPAYILQASLAEAETTNAKRISEAIAILKQGYRRQPNAWYLLKGERLLSAGDGGHDQVEKYYRKAISRAEDYWPARLLLAFFLLDHQALEQADSLLAGLQRQLADSPLVELLAGELSYRQSRQLNEAADHFKRALGLGDKLPLTFSCSNCQRYDNHWLPRCPRCGAYNTYDLSPEVIAVKGGCS, translated from the coding sequence ATGACCTACCGTTTGCTGCTCTTCCTGGGCCTTACCTTTCTGCTGCTGTTTTCCTATCTGCTGTATCTTAATCCCCAACCTTTGACCTTTACTCTGGGCAGCGGTCTGAAGACCGAGGGAACGCTGCCACTTTTTATTCTGATCTCTTTTGCGGCGGGCGGTTTGGGGATGATCTTCCTACTGGCGCTGAAAGCTGCGGTCCAGTATATCGGCAATTTTCGCCAGCTGAAACGGCGGCATCGGGGCATGCGGGCTGAAAACCTCCAGCGCCAGGGGGTGGAAAAGTGGTTCATGGCCGATTACCGCAAAGGGGCGAAACTGTTGCAGAAAGCGGCCAGTCGTGAAGCCGGTCTAAGTGCTTGTCAGGATCTTGCCCGTCTGCAGCTCGATGCCGGCAAGCCCCAGGAGGCACTGGCAGCGGTTGAGCAGGGATTAAAGCGGGAGCCTGAAAACCCCCAATTGCACTGGCTGAAGGTTGAAGTCCTTGAGCGCCTGGGTGACGATCTTCGGCTGCTCAATCAGCTGGTATATCTGAAAAACCGTTATCCCCACAATCGTTATGTCCTGACGATGTTGGCGGAAAAGATGATGGCCCAGTCCTACTGGCAGGAGGCGATGGCCGCCTGGCAGGAGCTGATAAAACTGGCGGCTGTCAAAAAGGATAAGGTGCGGCAGGCTGAAGTCAGCGGCCTGATTCGCAACTGCCGCTATGAACTGGCGGTCCAGCGCGGCCTGGCTGGAGATCAAGAGGCTGCCCGTCAGCTGCTTAAAGAGCTGCTGGATGATGATCCTGCCTATGTTCCTGCCTATATCCTGCAGGCATCCCTGGCCGAGGCTGAGACAACAAATGCCAAGCGGATCAGTGAGGCGATTGCGATCCTGAAGCAGGGCTATCGCCGCCAGCCAAACGCCTGGTACCTCCTTAAAGGGGAGCGGCTGCTGTCAGCAGGCGATGGTGGCCATGATCAGGTGGAAAAATATTATCGTAAAGCGATCTCCCGTGCCGAAGACTACTGGCCGGCGCGGCTGTTGCTGGCCTTTTTCCTCCTCGACCATCAGGCACTGGAGCAGGCCGACAGCCTGCTGGCCGGCCTGCAGCGGCAGTTGGCCGACAGCCCCCTGGTGGAACTTCTTGCCGGTGAACTGAGTTACCGGCAATCACGGCAGCTTAACGAAGCTGCCGATCATTTCAAGAGAGCTCTGGGCTTGGGGGATAAATTGCCCTTGACGTTCTCCTGTTCCAACTGCCAGCGCTATGATAACCATTGGCTTCCCCGCTGCCCCCGGTGCGGCGCCTACAATACCTATGATCTTTCGCCGGAGGTTATTGCGGTGAAGGGGGGGTGTTCATGA
- a CDS encoding glutamate-5-semialdehyde dehydrogenase has protein sequence MSMVQEITAMARQVKDASRVLATMGTTEKDHALRLMAAGLRERRAFLQEQNRLDLTAARQQGLSPAMIDRLTLSDGVIEAMAVGLEEVAAFADPVGEVTRMWKRPNGLLVGKMRIPLGVIGMIYESRPNVTADAAGLCLKAGNGVILRGGSEAIHSNLAILKVLHDALAATSIPREVIQVIPLTDRQAITEMLKLEDCIDLVIPRGGEGLIRFVVEHSRIPVIKHYKGVCHVFVDQDADLVMAREIVINAKTHRPGVCNALETLLVHRDIAPAFLPLIVDALRRAHVEVRGCEQARVLVPDLVAATEEDWHAEYLSLILAVRVVDDLDRAVEHINRYGSDHTETIVTSSYERSQEFLQRVNSSVVMVNASTRFSDGGQMGLGAEIGISTTKLHAYGPMGLEGLTTTKYIIYGNGQIRQ, from the coding sequence ATGTCAATGGTGCAGGAAATTACGGCCATGGCCCGCCAGGTCAAGGATGCTTCCAGAGTGCTGGCGACCATGGGAACCACAGAGAAAGATCATGCCCTGAGATTGATGGCCGCCGGGCTTCGGGAGCGGCGGGCTTTTTTGCAGGAGCAGAACCGCCTGGATCTGACGGCCGCACGGCAGCAGGGTCTGTCACCGGCGATGATTGACCGGCTGACGTTGAGTGACGGGGTGATCGAAGCGATGGCTGTCGGTCTCGAGGAGGTTGCCGCTTTTGCCGATCCGGTGGGTGAAGTGACCCGGATGTGGAAACGGCCCAACGGTCTGCTGGTGGGTAAAATGAGGATTCCTTTGGGGGTTATCGGGATGATTTATGAGTCCCGACCCAATGTTACTGCCGATGCTGCCGGTCTCTGTTTGAAAGCCGGCAACGGGGTTATCCTGCGGGGCGGATCGGAGGCGATCCATTCCAATCTGGCCATTCTCAAGGTTCTCCATGACGCGCTGGCAGCTACGTCGATTCCCCGGGAGGTCATCCAGGTTATTCCGCTGACCGACCGGCAGGCGATTACCGAGATGCTCAAACTGGAAGACTGTATTGATCTGGTCATTCCCCGTGGCGGTGAAGGCCTCATCCGTTTTGTGGTGGAGCATTCCCGAATTCCGGTGATTAAACACTATAAAGGGGTTTGTCATGTTTTTGTTGATCAGGATGCTGACTTGGTGATGGCCAGGGAGATTGTCATTAATGCCAAAACCCACCGTCCTGGAGTCTGTAATGCCCTTGAAACCCTGCTAGTTCACCGGGACATTGCGCCGGCTTTTCTGCCCCTGATTGTTGACGCTTTGCGCCGGGCCCACGTGGAGGTCCGCGGCTGTGAGCAGGCCAGGGTTCTGGTTCCCGATCTGGTGGCAGCGACGGAAGAGGACTGGCATGCGGAGTATCTCTCCCTGATTCTGGCGGTGCGGGTGGTTGATGACTTGGACCGGGCTGTGGAACATATCAACCGTTACGGCTCAGACCATACCGAGACCATAGTGACCAGCAGCTACGAACGTTCCCAGGAATTTCTCCAGCGGGTCAATTCTTCGGTGGTCATGGTGAATGCCTCAACCCGTTTCAGTGACGGCGGCCAGATGGGGCTGGGGGCCGAGATCGGTATCAGTACCACCAAATTGCACGCTTACGGACCCATGGGGCTGGAAGGGTTAACAACGACCAAGTATATCATCTATGGCAATGGACAGATCAGACAGTAA
- the rsfS gene encoding ribosome silencing factor, which yields MVFRAVEDKKGERPVVLDLRGISSVTDILVVCSGHSDRHVQAVAENIYVTMKHEGIMPLGVEGMHEGRWALLDYDDIIVHVFHEPVREFYDLEGVWRDAPRLDLAGSS from the coding sequence GTGGTTTTTCGGGCCGTTGAAGATAAAAAAGGCGAACGGCCGGTAGTTCTCGATCTACGGGGCATCTCTTCCGTTACTGATATTCTGGTGGTGTGCAGCGGTCATTCCGACCGGCACGTGCAGGCGGTGGCTGAGAATATTTACGTGACGATGAAGCATGAGGGGATTATGCCTCTGGGAGTAGAAGGGATGCATGAGGGGCGCTGGGCGCTTCTGGATTACGACGACATTATCGTCCATGTCTTTCATGAGCCGGTCCGGGAGTTCTATGATCTGGAAGGGGTCTGGCGTGATGCCCCCCGCTTGGATCTTGCCGGGAGTTCTTAA
- a CDS encoding 2,3-bisphosphoglycerate-independent phosphoglycerate mutase — translation MKISPACVVLIIADGWGLSPLQEGNAIALAKTPVVDRLLREYPQTALTASGLAVGLPAGQMGNSEVGHLNIGAGRVVYQELTRISKAIADGDFERNQVLLQAMGAVKKAGGTLHLMGLLSDGGVHSHLDHLQALVSMAAAQGTTIAVHAFLDGRDTPPTSGKDYLEKLQTYLAKGGNGSIATVMGRFYAMDRDQRWDRVAQAYDALVCGQGRRADDALSAIESAYGSGEVDEFVLPTVIVDHQGQPTVINDGDGIIFFNFRADRAREITRALTSPSFSEFARRRVPKLGSYVCFTEYDASFDLPVAFPPESLTNVLGEVIAAAGLRQLHIAETEKYAHVTFFFNGGREEPFPGEDRCLIPSPRDVRTYDEKPAMSAFEVAAETLKRLESGRYQLIVLNFANCDMVGHTGGIKAAVLACEAVDTCIGKVVDKVLEMDGVALLTADHGNAEQMVDGTGRPQTAHSTNPVPCVLVGRQSSDLSLRTDGVLADIAPTILDLLGIECPDEMTGRSLLAC, via the coding sequence ATGAAGATTTCACCGGCATGCGTGGTGTTGATCATTGCTGATGGCTGGGGGCTCTCACCGCTGCAGGAGGGCAATGCCATTGCCCTGGCCAAAACCCCGGTTGTCGATCGGCTGCTGCGGGAGTATCCCCAGACAGCGCTGACCGCTTCCGGCCTGGCGGTCGGCCTGCCGGCCGGGCAGATGGGCAATTCGGAGGTTGGTCATCTGAATATTGGTGCTGGCCGGGTTGTTTATCAGGAGCTGACCAGAATTTCCAAAGCAATAGCCGATGGCGACTTCGAGCGCAACCAGGTGCTCCTGCAGGCGATGGGGGCGGTGAAGAAAGCCGGCGGCACCCTGCACCTGATGGGGCTCTTGTCCGATGGCGGAGTTCACAGTCACCTGGATCATCTGCAAGCCCTGGTGTCGATGGCCGCTGCTCAAGGGACCACGATTGCCGTGCATGCGTTCCTGGATGGTCGTGATACGCCGCCGACCAGCGGCAAAGACTATCTTGAGAAGTTGCAGACCTATCTTGCAAAAGGGGGCAATGGTAGCATTGCCACCGTCATGGGCCGGTTTTATGCCATGGACCGGGATCAGCGCTGGGACAGGGTTGCCCAGGCATATGATGCCCTGGTCTGCGGCCAGGGCCGTCGTGCCGATGATGCCCTGTCTGCCATTGAATCGGCTTACGGGTCCGGGGAGGTGGATGAATTTGTTCTGCCCACGGTTATTGTTGATCACCAGGGGCAGCCTACGGTGATCAACGATGGTGACGGTATCATTTTCTTTAATTTCCGGGCTGATCGGGCCCGGGAAATTACCCGGGCTTTGACATCGCCGTCCTTCAGCGAGTTTGCCCGCCGCCGGGTTCCCAAACTGGGCAGCTATGTCTGTTTTACCGAATACGATGCTTCTTTTGATCTGCCGGTGGCCTTTCCGCCGGAGTCATTGACCAATGTTTTGGGAGAAGTAATAGCAGCTGCCGGTCTACGGCAGCTGCATATTGCCGAAACGGAAAAATATGCCCATGTCACCTTCTTTTTCAATGGTGGTCGGGAAGAACCGTTCCCCGGTGAAGATCGCTGTCTCATTCCCTCACCACGCGACGTCAGAACCTATGATGAAAAACCGGCAATGAGTGCCTTTGAGGTGGCGGCCGAAACCCTCAAACGGCTTGAGAGCGGTCGCTATCAGCTGATTGTCCTTAACTTTGCCAATTGCGATATGGTCGGTCATACGGGCGGCATCAAAGCCGCGGTACTGGCCTGTGAAGCGGTTGATACCTGTATCGGTAAGGTGGTCGACAAGGTGCTGGAGATGGATGGGGTGGCACTGCTTACCGCTGATCATGGCAATGCGGAACAGATGGTTGACGGTACCGGCCGGCCACAGACCGCCCATTCTACCAATCCGGTTCCCTGTGTCCTGGTGGGCCGCCAGTCTTCCGACCTCTCTTTACGGACTGACGGCGTGTTGGCAGATATCGCACCAACCATCCTTGATCTCCTGGGCATAGAATGCCCTGACGAAATGACCGGGAGATCTCTGTTGGCCTGCTGA
- a CDS encoding 23S rRNA (pseudouridine(1915)-N(3))-methyltransferase RlmH, with product MQLKFLFVGKTKQFRWQQEIDDYLGRLGRYAPVQLQELKEGHLGSKEEPRLFCQRQAPKLVQALNRDNFFRVVLAEQGKTSTTSQLAAQLERWLLSGRRGIVFLVGGPFGMAPAVKDEADYLLSLSPLTFTHDMARLILLEQLYRAMTIIKGEPYHY from the coding sequence GTGCAGCTGAAGTTCCTGTTTGTCGGCAAAACCAAGCAGTTCCGCTGGCAGCAGGAAATCGATGATTATCTGGGCCGGCTTGGACGTTATGCTCCGGTCCAGTTGCAGGAGCTGAAGGAAGGTCATCTGGGGAGCAAGGAAGAGCCGAGACTCTTCTGTCAGCGTCAGGCGCCGAAGCTGGTGCAGGCCTTGAACCGGGATAACTTTTTCCGGGTGGTGCTGGCCGAACAGGGGAAGACCAGTACCACCAGCCAGCTGGCGGCCCAGTTGGAGCGATGGTTGCTGAGCGGCCGGCGGGGGATTGTTTTTCTGGTTGGTGGTCCTTTCGGCATGGCGCCGGCAGTCAAAGATGAGGCGGATTATCTGCTCTCCCTTTCCCCACTCACCTTTACCCACGACATGGCCCGGTTGATCCTGCTGGAGCAGCTCTATCGGGCGATGACGATTATCAAGGGGGAACCGTACCATTATTAA
- the proB gene encoding glutamate 5-kinase yields MQEQQESVAGRLGGRQSYLETPHLVVVKLGSAVLTDAQGRLDGEFFSRFATEISLLIGSGYRFVIVTSGAVAAGREVLGYRQAPATIPEKQACAAVGQVRLMWQYEQAFAAHRQIVGQVLLTGDDIYNRRRYLNARHTITTLLQKGVIPIVNENDTVVVREIKFGDNDNLAALLTSLAEVDLLIMLTDIDGFYAEDPKVNPGADLISMVSEVDSDIESLASLTKSSLGSGGMVGKLQGVKKAAAYGIPSVIANGKRAGVVTRILAGDQEGTLFLPRQNRLTCRKHWLAYAVQPRGVLTLDPGAVRALVNGGKSLLSSGIIGVEGSFGVGEPVSCCDEGGREIARGLVNYAAEEISKLRGSHSRDIEAVLGYCSVDEIIHRDNLVVLAEQ; encoded by the coding sequence ATGCAGGAACAGCAGGAGTCGGTGGCAGGTCGGCTTGGGGGCCGCCAATCATACCTGGAAACACCCCATCTGGTGGTGGTCAAGTTGGGCAGTGCCGTGCTGACGGATGCTCAGGGGCGATTGGATGGAGAATTTTTCAGCCGCTTTGCCACGGAAATTTCCCTGTTGATCGGGAGTGGCTACCGTTTTGTCATTGTTACCTCCGGGGCGGTTGCAGCCGGCCGCGAAGTGTTGGGTTACCGGCAGGCGCCGGCGACGATTCCGGAGAAGCAGGCGTGCGCCGCGGTCGGTCAGGTCCGCCTCATGTGGCAGTATGAACAGGCTTTTGCCGCCCACCGGCAGATTGTTGGCCAGGTGCTGTTGACTGGCGATGATATCTACAACCGGCGGCGCTATCTGAATGCCAGACATACCATCACCACCCTGCTGCAGAAAGGGGTTATTCCGATTGTCAACGAAAATGACACGGTGGTGGTGCGGGAGATAAAGTTTGGTGATAATGATAACCTGGCGGCCCTGCTCACCTCGCTGGCTGAAGTTGATCTGCTGATCATGTTGACCGATATTGATGGTTTCTATGCCGAGGACCCCAAAGTAAATCCCGGCGCCGACCTTATCTCGATGGTTTCTGAAGTTGATAGTGATATTGAATCACTGGCCAGCCTGACCAAAAGTTCACTCGGCAGCGGCGGGATGGTGGGTAAACTGCAGGGAGTCAAAAAAGCGGCCGCCTACGGCATCCCCAGCGTCATTGCCAATGGTAAGCGGGCCGGTGTTGTGACCAGGATTCTGGCCGGTGATCAAGAGGGAACGTTGTTTCTCCCCCGGCAGAACCGCCTTACCTGTCGTAAGCATTGGCTTGCCTATGCGGTCCAGCCCCGCGGGGTGCTGACGCTTGATCCGGGGGCGGTGCGGGCGCTGGTCAACGGTGGTAAGAGCCTCTTGTCTTCGGGCATTATCGGGGTGGAGGGCAGCTTTGGGGTTGGCGAGCCGGTATCCTGCTGTGACGAAGGTGGCCGGGAAATTGCCAGGGGTCTGGTCAATTATGCCGCTGAAGAGATCTCTAAGCTGCGGGGAAGCCATTCCCGGGATATTGAAGCAGTGTTGGGGTACTGTTCCGTTGATGAAATAATTCATCGGGATAATCTGGTGGTGCTCGCTGAACAGTGA
- a CDS encoding redox-sensing transcriptional repressor Rex, translated as MKQKEVKIPEATIKRLSTYINCLERLDDEGFQVVSSELLGDSCQISPAQIRKDLSYFGEFGVRGVGYDTKELAEQIKIILGLDIIWPTVLVGVGHLGQALLNFTFFRIHGFRMVAAFDSDPRKIGTEVTEGVIIQSVDELAETTSREKAMIGIVTVPAQYAQGTADLLVKGGVTGILNFAPFKVKVPEHVTMRNVSILSELDNLAYLLSSKHPRRRRQIKKNR; from the coding sequence ATGAAGCAGAAAGAGGTAAAAATACCGGAAGCAACCATCAAGCGTCTTTCCACCTACATCAACTGCCTGGAAAGGCTTGACGATGAAGGGTTTCAGGTCGTTTCTTCGGAATTGCTGGGAGATTCTTGCCAGATAAGCCCTGCACAGATCAGAAAAGATCTCTCCTATTTTGGCGAATTCGGCGTCCGCGGCGTCGGCTACGATACAAAAGAGCTGGCTGAACAAATCAAGATCATTCTCGGCCTGGACATCATCTGGCCGACGGTCCTGGTGGGGGTTGGCCATCTGGGCCAGGCCCTGTTGAACTTCACCTTTTTCCGCATCCATGGTTTCCGCATGGTGGCCGCATTTGACAGCGACCCCCGCAAGATCGGCACCGAAGTCACTGAAGGGGTTATCATCCAGTCCGTGGACGAACTGGCGGAAACCACCAGCCGTGAAAAAGCAATGATCGGCATCGTAACCGTTCCCGCTCAGTATGCCCAGGGAACCGCCGACCTGCTGGTCAAGGGCGGCGTGACCGGCATTCTCAACTTTGCGCCCTTTAAAGTTAAAGTTCCTGAACATGTCACCATGCGCAATGTCTCCATCCTCAGCGAACTGGACAATTTAGCCTATCTCCTGTCCAGTAAACACCCCCGACGACGGCGGCAGATAAAAAAGAACAGATAG
- the uvrA gene encoding excinuclease ABC subunit UvrA: MDWIVVKGAREHNLKNIDVEIPRNKLVVVTGLSGSGKSSLAFDTVYAEGQRRYVESLSAYARQFLQLMDKPDVDEITGLSPAIAIEQKRVSHNPRSTVGTVTEIYDYLRLLFARVGTPSCYQCGREIAPQTVSQIVDTVAGLPAGSRILILAPLVRGRKGEYRKLFADLVRQGFLRVEVDGCMYALEEVPELDRYQNHDIDLVVDRLIIGGDLQRRLTDSVELALAKTDGVVAVQVMEGQRQLFSTRLACVHCGISFAEISPRLFSFNNPHGACPRCAGLGNEVFFDPHLVVPNPSLSLREGAVAPWHRSQPFYQEHVLLPLARHYGFDLYQPFQDLSREVQDIILYGSGDEKIPGLLAEGRRGRIPARIFEGVIPALERKHRLQEGADDELRKYLSPAACPDCGGSRLKKESLHVTIGGQNIYQLASLSLPETLAFIRQITLPPARQAIASRVLQEVEQRLSFLLDVGLDYLTLARESATLSGGESQRIRLATQIGSGLTGVLYVLDEPSIGLHQRDNEKLLASLFRLRDLGNTLLVVEHDQDTIMRADHVIDMGPGAGRLGGEVVAQGTSAAIAAGDSLTGQYLAGRLSIEVPAHRRTDPGRVLSIKGASIHNLKRLAVDFPLGKFICVTGVSGSGKSSLVNDTLFPVLHNHLHGSYKSAGPIEEIDGLQYLDKVINIDQSPIGRTPRSNPATYTGVFTAIRELFAALPEARVRGYRPGRFSFNIKGGRCEACRGEGMMRVEMHFLPDVFVTCDTCGGSRFNRDTLEVHYKGKQIAEVLAMTVNQAAEFFAAIPKIVTKLQTLQDVGLGYIALGQAAVTLSGGEAQRVKLSRELGKRATGRTFYLLDEPTTGLHFHDVRQLLQVLQRLVDEGNTVLVVEHNLEVIKVADYLVDLGPEGGARGGELIACGTPEEVAAVSRSATGFYLRAVL; the protein is encoded by the coding sequence ATGGATTGGATTGTTGTCAAAGGGGCCCGGGAGCATAATCTGAAGAATATTGATGTGGAGATTCCCCGCAATAAGCTGGTGGTGGTCACCGGCCTGAGCGGTTCCGGCAAATCATCACTGGCCTTTGATACGGTGTATGCTGAAGGGCAGCGCCGCTATGTTGAATCATTGTCAGCTTATGCCCGGCAGTTTCTGCAATTGATGGATAAGCCCGATGTGGATGAAATCACCGGTCTTTCGCCGGCGATTGCCATCGAACAGAAACGAGTGTCCCATAACCCCCGGTCAACGGTGGGTACGGTGACCGAGATTTATGACTATCTGCGGCTGTTATTTGCCCGGGTGGGAACGCCGTCATGTTACCAATGCGGCCGGGAGATCGCGCCTCAAACCGTTAGTCAGATAGTTGATACGGTGGCCGGCCTGCCGGCCGGCAGCCGCATCCTGATTTTGGCACCCCTGGTGCGTGGACGCAAAGGGGAGTATCGTAAACTGTTCGCCGATTTGGTCCGCCAGGGTTTCCTCCGGGTTGAAGTGGATGGTTGCATGTATGCTCTGGAGGAGGTGCCGGAACTGGATCGTTACCAGAACCATGATATTGATCTGGTGGTTGATCGGCTGATTATTGGTGGAGATCTGCAGCGTCGGCTCACCGATTCGGTTGAACTGGCTCTGGCCAAAACCGATGGTGTGGTGGCTGTTCAGGTGATGGAGGGCCAGCGGCAGCTGTTTTCCACCCGGCTGGCCTGTGTCCACTGTGGCATCAGTTTTGCCGAAATTTCTCCCCGTCTTTTTTCCTTCAACAACCCCCACGGTGCCTGCCCCCGTTGTGCCGGGTTGGGGAATGAGGTTTTTTTTGATCCCCACCTGGTGGTGCCCAATCCTTCCCTGTCCCTGCGGGAGGGGGCGGTGGCCCCCTGGCACCGCTCCCAACCTTTTTATCAGGAGCATGTGCTGTTGCCGCTCGCCCGCCACTATGGTTTTGATCTCTATCAGCCGTTTCAGGATTTGTCCCGTGAGGTCCAGGATATCATCCTCTACGGCAGCGGTGATGAGAAAATTCCCGGTCTGCTGGCCGAGGGGCGCCGTGGCCGCATCCCGGCCCGCATCTTTGAGGGCGTTATCCCGGCACTGGAGCGCAAACACCGGTTGCAGGAGGGTGCTGATGATGAGCTGCGCAAATATCTCTCGCCGGCAGCCTGTCCCGACTGCGGCGGCAGCCGCCTGAAAAAGGAAAGCCTCCATGTCACGATTGGCGGCCAAAACATCTATCAACTGGCCTCCCTGTCGTTGCCGGAGACATTGGCTTTTATCCGGCAGATAACGTTGCCGCCGGCCCGCCAGGCCATAGCCAGCCGAGTGCTCCAGGAGGTGGAGCAGCGTCTCTCGTTTCTCCTCGATGTGGGACTTGACTATCTGACCCTGGCGCGGGAATCGGCCACCCTCTCGGGCGGTGAATCCCAGCGCATCCGCCTGGCAACCCAGATCGGTTCGGGGCTTACCGGTGTGCTCTATGTTCTTGATGAGCCCAGCATCGGCCTGCATCAGCGGGATAATGAAAAGTTGCTGGCGTCGCTTTTCCGGCTCCGTGATCTTGGCAATACCCTGCTGGTGGTGGAGCATGACCAGGATACCATCATGCGTGCCGACCATGTTATCGACATGGGCCCCGGGGCCGGTCGGCTGGGAGGTGAGGTGGTGGCCCAGGGGACGTCGGCGGCTATTGCTGCCGGAGATTCCCTCACCGGTCAATACCTGGCCGGCAGGCTGTCCATCGAGGTTCCCGCCCACCGGCGGACGGATCCCGGCCGGGTGCTGTCCATCAAAGGGGCGTCAATTCATAATCTGAAACGGCTTGCGGTCGATTTCCCCCTTGGCAAGTTCATCTGCGTCACCGGGGTATCCGGCTCGGGCAAGAGCAGCCTGGTGAATGATACCCTCTTTCCCGTGCTTCATAATCATCTCCATGGTTCCTATAAATCAGCCGGCCCGATTGAGGAGATTGATGGTCTGCAGTATCTTGACAAAGTCATCAATATCGACCAGAGTCCCATCGGTCGGACGCCCCGTTCCAATCCGGCCACCTATACCGGTGTCTTTACCGCCATTCGAGAACTCTTTGCCGCCCTTCCTGAAGCCAGGGTGCGGGGCTACCGTCCCGGCCGCTTCAGTTTCAATATCAAGGGTGGCCGCTGCGAAGCCTGCCGGGGGGAGGGAATGATGCGGGTGGAGATGCATTTTCTGCCCGATGTTTTCGTTACCTGTGACACCTGCGGTGGCAGCCGTTTTAACCGGGATACCCTTGAAGTGCACTACAAGGGCAAGCAGATTGCTGAAGTGTTGGCCATGACCGTCAATCAGGCGGCGGAGTTTTTTGCCGCTATTCCAAAAATTGTCACCAAACTGCAGACCCTCCAGGATGTGGGGCTGGGCTATATTGCCTTGGGACAGGCGGCGGTAACCCTGTCGGGCGGTGAAGCTCAGCGAGTCAAACTTTCCCGGGAACTGGGCAAACGGGCCACCGGCAGGACCTTCTATCTATTGGATGAACCGACCACCGGTCTGCATTTTCATGACGTCCGTCAGCTGCTTCAGGTTCTCCAGCGGTTGGTTGACGAGGGGAACACGGTACTGGTGGTCGAACATAATCTGGAAGTCATCAAGGTTGCTGATTACCTGGTTGATCTGGGACCTGAGGGTGGGGCACGAGGTGGTGAACTGATCGCCTGCGGGACGCCGGAAGAGGTGGCGGCAGTCAGCCGATCGGCGACCGGTTTCTATCTGCGGGCTGTGCTGTGA
- the nadD gene encoding nicotinate (nicotinamide) nucleotide adenylyltransferase, protein MAMDRSDSKRVGVFGGTFDPIHYGHLRPALEVFQACSLDELYFMPAAVPPHKQQRPVSPAAMRLAMIDLAVSGTPGFYSSSYELDKGGTSYSIDTLSAFQNVIGGRLFFIVGRDAFADIATWKSYGNLFGVANFIVMSRAGIESKGVDAGNLEVFPVAIRGDFCYEGEGAYRHRSGNLVLFQSVTRFDISSSMIRGERLAGRSIAYLVPAAVEHYIREHDLYLS, encoded by the coding sequence ATGGCAATGGACAGATCAGACAGTAAACGGGTGGGTGTTTTTGGCGGTACCTTTGACCCAATTCACTATGGTCATCTGCGGCCAGCTCTCGAGGTTTTTCAGGCCTGCAGCCTTGATGAGCTCTATTTTATGCCGGCGGCCGTCCCCCCTCATAAGCAACAGCGGCCTGTTTCTCCGGCAGCCATGAGACTGGCCATGATCGACCTGGCGGTCAGCGGTACGCCGGGCTTTTACAGCTCTTCCTATGAATTGGACAAAGGGGGTACCTCCTATTCCATCGACACCCTGAGTGCATTTCAGAATGTCATCGGTGGCCGCCTTTTTTTTATTGTCGGTCGGGATGCTTTTGCTGATATTGCCACCTGGAAATCCTATGGGAACCTTTTTGGCGTGGCCAATTTCATCGTCATGTCCCGGGCCGGAATTGAGTCGAAAGGGGTAGATGCTGGAAATCTCGAGGTTTTTCCCGTTGCTATCAGGGGTGATTTTTGTTATGAGGGGGAAGGAGCCTATCGGCACCGCTCCGGCAACCTGGTTTTGTTCCAGTCGGTTACCCGGTTTGATATCTCTTCGAGCATGATCAGAGGAGAAAGATTGGCGGGGCGTTCCATCGCCTATCTGGTGCCGGCGGCGGTCGAGCATTATATTCGTGAGCACGATTTGTATCTGAGCTGA